From Heliomicrobium gestii, one genomic window encodes:
- the mutY gene encoding A/G-specific adenine glycosylase — MNWAQELLQWYDRNKRDLPWRRTKDPYAIWVSEVMLQQTRVETAIPYYHAFLKRFPDPAALATAPEEVVLKAWEGLGYYSRARHLQLAVRLLLERFDGRVPADREQFRSLPGVGPYIGGAVLSIAFALPIPAVDGNVCRVFARFFGWSDPVGSPALLRQAQQASQAQLDRLSRERVADWTQALMELGALVCLPRSARCAGCPLADCCVAWQDGTVEALPVRKGRKENPVIRWKALLLTDDQGRLFLNQRPQEGLLAGMWELPSLEGMQTWEAGSIEIAHGEPRQFRHVFSHLTWVVDVYPARWSGVEGWMTAEVVAEPVISREALGPQEPAEHGGGRPWIWSTAEDRSRLPMNKLTLKILKHYGMI, encoded by the coding sequence ATGAACTGGGCGCAAGAACTGCTGCAATGGTATGACCGGAACAAGCGCGATCTTCCCTGGCGGCGTACAAAGGACCCCTACGCGATCTGGGTTTCCGAGGTGATGCTGCAACAGACGCGGGTGGAGACGGCGATTCCATACTACCACGCTTTTTTGAAGCGCTTTCCCGATCCGGCGGCGTTGGCAACGGCGCCGGAAGAGGTGGTGCTGAAAGCCTGGGAAGGGCTTGGCTATTATTCGCGGGCGCGCCACCTGCAATTGGCCGTTCGCCTGTTGCTGGAACGTTTTGATGGACGTGTTCCAGCTGATCGGGAGCAGTTTCGTTCTCTTCCCGGCGTGGGACCTTATATCGGCGGCGCTGTCTTGTCCATCGCCTTTGCCCTCCCCATACCGGCGGTCGATGGAAACGTCTGCCGCGTTTTTGCTCGTTTTTTCGGCTGGAGTGATCCGGTGGGCAGCCCAGCCCTGCTCCGGCAGGCGCAACAGGCCTCTCAGGCGCAGTTGGACCGCTTGTCCCGTGAGCGGGTGGCCGACTGGACCCAGGCGCTGATGGAATTGGGCGCTCTCGTCTGCCTGCCCCGCTCGGCCCGCTGCGCCGGCTGTCCCCTGGCGGACTGCTGTGTCGCCTGGCAGGATGGAACCGTCGAGGCGCTGCCGGTGCGCAAAGGGCGCAAGGAAAACCCTGTGATCCGGTGGAAGGCGCTGTTGCTCACCGATGATCAGGGAAGACTGTTCTTGAACCAGCGCCCTCAGGAAGGGCTCCTGGCCGGGATGTGGGAGCTGCCGTCTCTGGAAGGAATGCAAACGTGGGAGGCAGGGTCGATCGAGATCGCTCACGGCGAACCGCGCCAGTTTCGCCATGTCTTCTCTCACCTGACGTGGGTGGTCGATGTGTACCCTGCCCGGTGGAGTGGCGTCGAAGGCTGGATGACGGCTGAAGTTGTGGCGGAACCTGTGATATCGCGAGAGGCCCTAGGTCCGCAGGAACCGGCCGAACATGGGGGAGGGCGTCCATGGATTTGGAGCACCGCTGAGGACCGATCCCGGTTGCCCATGAACAAGTTGACCCTCAAGATCCTGAAACACTATGGGATGATATGA
- a CDS encoding diacylglycerol/lipid kinase family protein — protein sequence MPKRMKLIYNPEAGVGAFRRHLDRAIAIFQQGGWQVLAHRTREAPGDTADAAEAALAEGCSAVVAVGGDGTLHQVINGLMRLSAQAVTPPNLGIIPAGTANDLASFLRLPRDVEACCRIIVEGKTRPIDVGQLGPRFFLNVASGGLMTDVSHKVAQPLKHNIGKVAYYLKALEKLPEFRPFALTVETPEGALAYSGETLLFLIMNGAGAGSFTTLAPSAKLDDGLLDLLAFRACSISEFVGLFVRVLQGEHIRSPLVTYHQAPAFRISGSPDLETDLDGEVGPSLPWEIGVCHRGLTVFSPNL from the coding sequence ATGCCCAAACGGATGAAGCTGATCTATAACCCGGAAGCCGGCGTGGGTGCTTTCCGGCGGCACCTCGACCGGGCTATCGCTATTTTCCAGCAAGGCGGATGGCAGGTGCTGGCCCACCGGACGCGGGAGGCGCCCGGTGATACGGCTGACGCAGCCGAGGCGGCTCTGGCTGAGGGTTGCTCGGCCGTTGTAGCGGTTGGCGGCGATGGAACCCTTCACCAGGTGATCAACGGCTTGATGCGCCTCTCTGCTCAGGCTGTGACGCCGCCAAACCTCGGCATCATCCCAGCCGGCACGGCGAACGATCTGGCTTCTTTTTTGCGACTCCCTCGCGACGTGGAAGCCTGCTGCCGGATCATTGTCGAGGGCAAGACCCGTCCGATCGATGTGGGCCAGTTGGGGCCGCGCTTTTTCCTCAACGTCGCCAGCGGCGGGTTGATGACCGATGTCTCCCATAAAGTAGCCCAGCCGCTCAAGCACAACATCGGCAAGGTGGCTTATTATCTCAAGGCCTTGGAAAAACTGCCCGAGTTTCGTCCTTTCGCCTTGACCGTCGAGACGCCAGAGGGGGCTCTCGCCTATTCCGGTGAGACGCTGCTCTTTCTGATCATGAACGGCGCTGGCGCCGGCAGTTTTACCACCTTGGCCCCATCGGCGAAGCTCGACGACGGCCTTCTCGACCTGCTCGCCTTTCGCGCCTGTAGCATCAGCGAGTTTGTCGGGCTCTTCGTCCGGGTGCTTCAGGGTGAACACATCCGCTCTCCACTGGTGACCTATCATCAGGCGCCCGCCTTTCGCATCAGCGGTTCGCCCGATCTGGAAACAGACCTGGATGGGGAAGTGGGCCCGTCGCTGCCGTGGGAAATCGGTGTCTGTCACCGAGGCCTAACCGTTTTCTCTCCAAATCTCTAG